The Lycium barbarum isolate Lr01 chromosome 12, ASM1917538v2, whole genome shotgun sequence genome includes a region encoding these proteins:
- the LOC132621973 gene encoding transcription factor bHLH110-like, which produces MDSANLYHYHQLIQHQQVAGYPFFNGVSTIHDWNSSMTSEEEYYYRLGHMKRIQNNISSEEQWKRSNIDTFPLTNTSIMFHDGQQLSNDQLDYKNNNDYFDKMKDMNGLSNSLFKESCFGHEQQHAFDLNENLLSEDSYMNNAKTSFGFPGKAAHTAVTNSSYISSYMEHSNFQGLKLAFNGLTFKNSSGHGSNIFGHFSTDRMSSGFAAGLQELTHSPSNSTNKITSNVRNNIGVSSKAKRCNYSAEESPCQEATKKPRVTSQSSSPMLKVRKEKLGDRISALHRLVAPFGKTDTASVLTEAIGYIQFLQDQILTLSTPYTKSSQGKLHQINLKDSSIDVKGQEAVLDLKSRGLCLVPISLSSYITFSCD; this is translated from the exons ATGGATTCTGCAAATCTTTATCATTATCATCAACTGATCCAACACCAACAGGTTGCTGGGTATCCCTTCTTCAATGGAGTTTCAACTATTCATGATTGGAACTCAAGCATGACCTC GGAGGAAGAATATTACTACAGGCTGGGACACATGAAGAGGATCCAGAATAACATCTCATCAGAAGAGCAGTGGAAAAGAAGTAATATTGACACATTTCCATTAACGAACACCTCAATAATGTTCCATGATGGCCAACAATTATCCAACGATCAGCTGGATTACAAAAACAACAACGATTACTTCGACAAGATGAAAGATATGAATGGTTTGAGTAACAGCTTGTTCAAAGAAAGTTGCTTCGGACACGAACAACAACATGCTTTTGATCTGAATGAGAATCTTCTGTCCGAAGACTCGTACATGAACAATGCTAAAACTAGCTTTGGATTTCCCGGAAAAGCTGCGCATACTGCTGTAACTAATTCGAGTTATATCTCGAGTTATATGGAACATTCAAATTTCCAGGGGTTGAAGTTAGCATTTAATGGCCTAACTTTCAAGAATAGTAGTGGTCATGGTAGTAATATCTTTGGCCATTTCTCTACAGACAGGATGTCTTCGGGCTTTGCTGCTGGATTGCAAGAATTAACCCATAGTCCATCAAATAGCACGAACAAA ATCACATCCAATGTTAGGAATAACATTGGAGTTTCTTCAAAAGCAAAGAGATGTAATTATTCTGCTGAAGAATCCCCATGTCAAGAAGCAACAAAGAAGCCTCGAGTCACATCACAATCTTCAAGTCCAATGCTtaag GTTCGAAAGGAAAAACTTGGAGACAGGATTTCAGCTCTTCACAGATTAGTGGCACCTTTCGGCAAG ACTGATACTGCATCAGTATTAACAGAAGCCATAGGCTATATTCAGTTCCTTCAGGACCAGATACTG ACATTAAGCACGCCTTATACGAAGTCCTCTCAAGGGAAGCTTCATCAGATAAACTTAAAG